In Parafrankia irregularis, the sequence GCACGACGTTGACCGTCTTGCCGCTGGGATGGAAGTCCACCGGGTCGTCGGACAGCACGACGAGGCCGCTGCCGTCCTCGGCGCCGAACACCTCGTAGTCCGGCGACATCGTGCGCAGTACCTCGACCTCGGCCCGGATGTCCGCGGGCAGGGTGGAGACGATGGCGTCGGCGTAGGTCCGCTCGGTGGCCAGCGCCCGGGCGAGGTCGGCACACCACGCGGCGAGGCCACCGTCGGTGTCGTCCTCGGCGTAGACGAACCGGCTGGCGGCGCAGACCTCCTGGTTGAACAGGCTGGTGTCCTCCGCCGCGGCGCTGGCCGACGCGCGCCGCACCTCCTCGGAGCCGAGTGCCTCCCGGCCGAGCAGCGAGATCGAGACCTTCGGGTCGAACGACACCAGCTCGAAGCCGGGGGCGACGTAGCCGATGGCGTTGCGGATGGCGGCGTCACCGCCCCAGGCGACCAGCCGGTCGAAGTACTGGGCGCGGAACAGCGCGCTCTCGACCGTCGCGTCACCGCCCCGCCAGTACACGCAGGAAAACGATCGGGTCACGGGGTGGTCGGGGTCGACATCCGCCAGGGTCCGCAGTACGGCGCTGCCGGTGAACAGGTCGTTCGACGGCAGTTTCAGCAGGTGCACCCCTTTGCAGAGGGCGCCGCGCACAACCGTCGCGGCGGTGACCCCCGGGGTGTTCCCGGCGAGGACGTGCACGAGCCGCGGCGGGAACGCCCGGACCCGGCGGACGCGGCCCTGGAGGTCGGTGATCTCCTTCCAGCCGTCCAGCGCCTCCCGGCCGATCTCCTGCTCGACCTGGAACCACATCGTCTTCGGGTCGAAGAGGTGTTTCAGGTCCCGGTAGGTCCGTTCGAGGATGCGGGGGCCCAGCGAGCTGCACGCCGCGCTCCGCTCGAGCGCCTCCTGCAGGTACGTGTTGGTGTCGAGGTCGAGCCGGTCACCGACGGCGGCGAGGAACTCGATGATCTCGGCGACCGGCAGGTCGAACGCCGGGCCCGGCTCGGACCGCGGCCACACCAGTTCGTCGAGGTCGAGCACCGGCGTGCTGAAGTCGGGGTAGTCGATCGTCCCGGCCTCCTCGTCCGGGAGCACGGTCCGTCCCCTGACGAAGTGCGGGACAGCCAGCCGCGTGAGGCCAGTCATGATGTCATCACTCCACGTACATAGGCATCGACCGTTCCGGCGCAGGTCAGCTTGTCGTCCCCGCCCTCGGCCAGGCTGTAGCGGACGATGCCGCCGGGGACGATGCTGAGGTTCGGTGTCGTCAGGTCCACCGTCACCCGGTCGCCGGTGACGACGCCGCCCCATCGGCCCTGGACCGCGAGGTCCAGGAAGGCGAAGCGGCCGGTCACGGACTCCCCCTCCAGGGGCAGCACCTGCGTCCCGCTGTCGTCGAGGATCAGCGGGATCACCCACGGCGCTGGCCGGTACCGGCCCGCCACCTCGTAGGCGGCCGCGGACAGCTCCGACATCCCGTAGCCGCTCTGCACGTTCGCCCGCGGGATACCGAAGAACTCGAGGATCTGGGTCTCGTAGTCGGGCGGCAGGTCCGCGCCCTTGGTCCCGCCGCCGCCGGTGACGATCGTCTCCGGATGGAACTCACCGGGCCGCACGCCGCGGGCCCGCGCCCGCTCGACGATCGTCCAGTACTGCGCCCAGAACCCACCGATGATCATTGGCTCGCTCCGGTGCGCGATGAGCTTGTCGATGAGGGCGTCGAGCCGCTCGGCCGCCAGGCGCTGGTTCGCCGCCGCGCTCCGCTCCAGCTCCGCGATCTCGTTCGGCAGGGCGGTGCCCGCCGCGATCCGCTTCCGCAGGTCCGCCGCCCGCTGCTGATCGGACGCCTGCAGCGGCTCCTCGCTGAGGAAGAACCGGGCGTCCGGCCGCCCGAACTCCTCGGCGATGGTGCGGAAGTGCAGCGCGGACCGGTGTGGGCCGTACCTGGGCCCGAGGACGAACACCGCGCGGTCCTGCTTCGGCACGATGCCGCGCTGCTCGCCGAAGGCCGCCACCAGCGACCGCAACGCCAGGTCGCTGTCGGCGCGGGTCGAGGGCAGGAAGGAGCTCTTGCCGGTGGTGCCGCTGCTGACCAGCACCACACAGCCCGCGGCATCCAGCCGGCCGAGCCAGCCCTCCTGGTCGGTCACGCCCGCGACGTCGACCTCGGTGATACGCCGCGACGAGAGCGTGTCGAGCCAGCGGGTCAGCAGCGGCCACCGACCCCGGTTGACGAAGGACTCCGGGTACGACTTGTAGGACGAGTGCGCGAACAGCAGCGGCACCAGGTCCTGAAACGAGCTGATCCGGTCGATTCCGAGCTCGTCCGCGAGCTTTCCCAGCACGGGGATCCGCTCGCGCTGCACGGCGAGCCGCTCGCCCGCCGCCTCGATCCACAACGGCTCGAGCTCGGTGCGGGG encodes:
- a CDS encoding acyl-CoA reductase, whose protein sequence is MTGLTRLAVPHFVRGRTVLPDEEAGTIDYPDFSTPVLDLDELVWPRSEPGPAFDLPVAEIIEFLAAVGDRLDLDTNTYLQEALERSAACSSLGPRILERTYRDLKHLFDPKTMWFQVEQEIGREALDGWKEITDLQGRVRRVRAFPPRLVHVLAGNTPGVTAATVVRGALCKGVHLLKLPSNDLFTGSAVLRTLADVDPDHPVTRSFSCVYWRGGDATVESALFRAQYFDRLVAWGGDAAIRNAIGYVAPGFELVSFDPKVSISLLGREALGSEEVRRASASAAAEDTSLFNQEVCAASRFVYAEDDTDGGLAAWCADLARALATERTYADAIVSTLPADIRAEVEVLRTMSPDYEVFGAEDGSGLVVLSDDPVDFHPSGKTVNVVRVPSLDAALDHVNVATQTIGIYPAARAEALRDRLASRGMQRLVPLGEVVDVAAGLPHDGFYPLARFVKWLVDDC